CGCGGAGGACGTGACCTTCTTCTCCACGGTCGAGGGCGACCGGGTGCGCGGCCAGGATCTGACCGCCGCGTACTGGTACCGGAACCTGCGCGAGCCGGTCCGGTTCGCCGAGACCGTCGCGACCATGGTGTCGCACGGCTACGACGCCTTCATCGAGATCAGCCCCCATCCCGTGCTCCTCACCTCGCTGCACCAGATCCTGGAACAGGCCGGCAGCGACGCCCCGGTGTGCGCGACCCTCCGCCGGGACCAGGGTTCGTACGAGCGGTTCCTGACGGCCGCCGCCGAAGCCCACGTACAGGGGCACGACATCGACTGGGCCGCCCTGCACACCGGTACCTGGTCCGGGGCTCCGGTTCCGGAGGACCTTCCCACCTACCCGTTCGCAGGACGCCGGTTCTGGCTCCCGTCCCAGATGGACGCCATGGCCGCCCCCGCGCCGACCACCGTTCGGCCGAGTCCGGACAGGACGCGGATATCGGCCGGCGGCCACCCGTTCCTGACCTCCGTGCTCGAAACGGTCGACGGCACCACGGTGCTGAGCGGGCGGCTGTCCGTCCGCAGCCACCCGTGGTTGCTGGATCACCGGGTCGAGGACACGCCCCTGCTGCCCGGCACAGCCTTCGCGGAACTGCTGCTGTCGGCGGGGCGCGAACTCGACTGTCCCGCCCTCGACGAGATGGTGCTCCGGGACCCGCTGCTCCTGCCGGTGGACGGGGCCCGGGTGGAGGTACAGGTGACCGCGCGCCCCGCCGACGAACAGGGGCAGCGGGCCGTGGCCGTGTACTCGCGCCCGACGGCCGGCACCGAGTGGCGGCAGCACGCGGAGGGCCTGGTGTCCCCCGGAACCGAGCGGCCGACCCCCGCCGGTCTCCCGGCCGGACCGGGTGCCGGACGCCTGGAAACCGGCACGCTGTACTCGCGGCTGCGCGAGAGGGGCTACGGCTACGGCGATGCGTTCCAGGGCGTACGCGAGGGAGAGCACGGCGACGGCTGGAGCCGCTCCCGCGTGGTCCTCCCGGACAGCGCCCGTATCGACCACAGCGGCTTCGCGCTGCACCCGGCACTGTCCGACGCGGCCCTGCACGCCGCCGTGGCCTGTGGCCTGATCGACACGCCGGAGGCCGGGGACATCGCGGTCCCCTTCGTCTTCAACGGCGTGCGCACCGGTGACCGCGACGACGCCGACCAGTGCTGGGCCGTTGCCCGGCGAGTCGCCCCCGACGCGATCGCCCTCACCCTGACCGACGACGACGGACACGTGCTGCTGAGCGTCGACCGCATGGTGGTTCGCGGCCTCGAACGACCCGCCCGGCAGCCGGAGCGGGACGAGGCCGGGCTCTACACGACCGACTGGGCGGAGGCCGAGGGCGAACCCGGCGCGAAACGCCGTCTGTGCGTCGTGGGCGCCGACGGGCCGCTCGCCCCGTCCCTGCGTGCCACCGCACACGACGGGATCACCGTGGCCACGCTCGGCGAAGCCGTCATGGTCGTCAGGGCGTTGCCCGGTGACTGGCAGGTCGTCCTGGCCGCCCCGTCCACCGGCTCCGGGACCGCGGCCCACGTCCATGACACGGCGGAGTGGACGCTGAAGGCCGTCCAGCAATGGATGCTCGCCGAGGACCTCGCCGGACGGGCCCAGCTCACGTTCGTCACCCGGAACAGCGTGGCCGTGCCCGGCGACGACGCGCACGACCTGGCATCGGCCGCTCTGTGGGGGATGGTGCGCACCGCGCAGACCGAGACCCCGGGGCACATCCGCGTCATCGACGTCGACGACGCCGCGGTCGCCGGACCGGGCCCGATCGAGGCGGCGTTGCAACGGTCCGAGGCCCAGCTGGCCGTGCGCGCCGGCCGGGTACTGCGCCCGTATCTGTGGCCGCACGCCCCCGTCGCCGACGCCTTCCCGGACTGCGGCGACGGCACCGTCGTGATCACCGGTGGCACCGGCACGATCGGCCGTGCCCTGGCCCGCCACCTCGTCACCCGGAGGTCCGTACGGTCCGTGGCCCTGCTCAGCCGCAGCGGCCGGCAGGCCCCCGGCATCGCGGCCGTCACCTCCGAACTGGAGCGCCTGGGCGCCTCGGTCCGCGTGTGCGAGGCCGACGTCACCGACGCGGAGCGCCTGCGCACGATCCTGGCCGAACTGCGCACGGAACGTCCCCTGGCCGGCGTCGTCCATGCCGCGGGGCTCCTCGACGACGCCATCGTGCCGAACATGACCCCCGGACAACTGCGACGGGTCCTGGCGAGCAAGGTCGACTCGGCACTCGCCCTGGACGCCGCGACCCGTGAGGACGACCTCCGCTTCTTCACCGTCTTCTCCTCCCTGTACGGCGTGCTCGGGGGCCCCGGGCAGGCCAACTACGCTGCGGCGAACACCTTCTTGGACCACTTCGCACAATGGCGCCGGGCCCGGGGCCGGCCGGCGAACTCCGTCGCCTGGGGGCTGTGGGACGAGGCGACGGGCATGACGGGCCACCTCAACGAGGCGGATCTGCTGCGACTGCGGCGCAACGGAGTGGCGCCGTTCACGGTGCCGGAGGGACTCGCCCTGTTCGATGCCGCACTCAGCAGCGGCACCACCGCCGTGACAGCGGCGCGTCTCGCGGTGTCCGACACGGCGGAGGACGGCCCGTTCCTGTTCTCCCGCCTCGCGGAAATCGAAGCGGCGCGGACCGGGAAGGCCCGGACCGGGAAGGCCCGGACGCCCACCCCCACCGTCGTCCCACCGGTGCCGGTTCCGCAGGAGCTGCGGGAGACGAGGGAGACGAGGGAGCCGCGGGAGACGTGTAAGACGCACGAGAAACAGATGACGCAGCAGGCGCACGAGAAACAGGTGACGCGGCAGGCACAGGAAGCGCAGGGGGCGCCCACCGTTTCCGCTCAGCCGCGTGCCGGCGCGGCCCGGCCCACCCGTCCGCAGGAGACGGCCGCCATCCTCGATCTCCTGAACTCGGCGGAGGCCTCCCACGACCAACGCGTCGCCGGCCTGCTCGCGGTGGTCAAGGAGAGCGTGGCCGAACTGCTCGGCACCGAGCCCCGGCGCGTGGATGCCCAGCAGTCCTTCTACGAGATGGGCTTCGACTCCCTGACCTCCATGGAGCTGCGCGTCCGTCTCGGCCGCAGGCTCGACATCCGGCTGGGCGCCACCGTGGTCTTCGACCACCCGACTCCGGAGGCACTCGTCTCCCACGTCGTGGAGCTCTTCCGGCCCGACGACGGGCAGGAGTCGGACGACTCCGAGGAGTCCGACCCAGGCCGGGTCACCGAACCGGGCTCCGCGCCGGCCCCGGCGGCGGACGAGCCCTCCGCGCCCGACTTCGCCCCGTTTCCCCTGACCAAGCTGCAGGAAGCGTATCTCGCGGGGCGGGCGGGCGACTTCGAACTGGGCAATGTCTCCACGTACTTGTACGTGGAGGTCGACCTGACCGACTTCGACGTGGCGGCAGCCGGGCGCGCGCTCGACCGGCTCGTACGGCGTCACCCGATGCTGCGGGCCGTCTTCGACCCGAAGAGCGGGAGCCAGCGGGTGCTGGGCACGGTGCCACGGGTGTCGATCCCCGTCGAGAACCTGACCCGGCTCACCGAGGACGAGCGCGAGAAGAGGCTCGCCGCGATACACACGGAGCTGAAGGCCAAGGAGTTCGACGTCACGACCTGGCCCTTGTTCATGGTGCGTGCCACGGTCATCAGCCCGACCGTGACGCGACTGCACTTCGGCATCGACGTCCTCGTCTCGGACGGCAGCAGCACCTCCGTCCTCTTTCGGGAATGGGCGCAGCTCCATGAAGCCCCGGACCGGGAACTCCCCGAACTCCGGTCCGGATTCGACCAGTTCGTGCTCGGAATGCGCGAGCAGGCCACCACGGCGGAAAGCGGGCGGAGCAGGTTGTACTGGGAAGACCGGCTCCCGAGCCTGCCCCCTGCTCCGGAACTGCCCCTCGCCGTCCGCCTCGCCGATGTACGACGCCCCGTGTTCACCAACCGCTTCGTACGCATCGAGGCCCCGGACTGGGAACGGTTCAGGCGCAATGCCGCGGCAGCCGGTCTGACGGCGTCGGGCGCGGTGCTGGGGGCGTACTGCCACGTGCTCGCCGCATGGTCCAAGACACCGGACTTCACGGTCACCTGCCTGGTGTCGCAGCGGGACGCGCCAGCCGGCGTGGACACATCGAACGTCATGGGGAACTTCTCCTCCACCAGCCTGCTCGAAGTGCATGTCGACCAGGCCGCTCCGTTCCGGGACACGGCCCGGCGGATCCAGCGCCGGTTGATGCAGGACATGGAACACACGGCCCACTCCGGCCTCGACGTGCTCAGGGACCTCGGCCGCAGGGACGCGAGCGCGGGGCGGGCGCGTATGCCGGTCGTCTTCAACAGCACGATCGGTGGGGCCCCGGCGGGCGGCCGGGAGACCGGACCGGTGGGCTGGCTGTGCCGCATGGGGAAAACCGGCACACCGGTATGGAGCGGGGTCCGCACCCCG
The nucleotide sequence above comes from Streptomyces sp. ML-6. Encoded proteins:
- a CDS encoding type I polyketide synthase, whose product is MAENTTGPEDIAVVGMACRYPGGMNTPEQLWAMVDEGRDAITDFPDNREWHTEDLYDPSFVRQGGFLHDADVFDAEFFGIRPAEAISMDPQQRVLLQVAWEAVERAGIVPSSLKGSRTGVFVGLMPNEYGMPLWKWQDTTAGFMGTGTSPSVASGRIAYLLGLEGPALTIDTACSSSGVAIHTAVRSLRSGETDLALTGGCTVLTGPGMFVDYAKKGALSPDGRCRTFSDTANGTVWAEGAGVLVLERLSEARRNGRRILGVIKGTAVNQDGASNGLTAPSGRAQVKVIQQALADARLAPGAIQLVEAHGTATKLGDPIEANAIQATYGADRGDEPVWIGSFKSNVGHTMAAAGVGGVIKCLSAMRAGTMPKTLHVENLNSHVDWSSSVNVLRESRPWPAETDGRRRCAVSSFGVSGTNSHVILESWQEESTAPTPPADTSDHETQVLTLSARTPAALRLHATRIAAHLTSGTSSVAATAQTLATRREHYPHRAVAVAGGRENLAAALRAFADDTDSPEVMHAEARRIRRPVFVFPGQGSQWDAMAVQLLKSSDVFRLRVEEVAGAFKPYLDYDVLAVLRGEDRETDRERTDVVQPLIFTMMLGLASMWGLAGVRPAAVVGHSQGEVAAACLAGALSLDGAARVVACRSRILENEGRGGMVAVALDAEEAVTATREADARLTVAAINGPAFTILSGDDEPGVRRLLDQCEDRDVYARRVPAKCASHSPVMAELEGPIKAGLDNLQTSAEDVTFFSTVEGDRVRGQDLTAAYWYRNLREPVRFAETVATMVSHGYDAFIEISPHPVLLTSLHQILEQAGSDAPVCATLRRDQGSYERFLTAAAEAHVQGHDIDWAALHTGTWSGAPVPEDLPTYPFAGRRFWLPSQMDAMAAPAPTTVRPSPDRTRISAGGHPFLTSVLETVDGTTVLSGRLSVRSHPWLLDHRVEDTPLLPGTAFAELLLSAGRELDCPALDEMVLRDPLLLPVDGARVEVQVTARPADEQGQRAVAVYSRPTAGTEWRQHAEGLVSPGTERPTPAGLPAGPGAGRLETGTLYSRLRERGYGYGDAFQGVREGEHGDGWSRSRVVLPDSARIDHSGFALHPALSDAALHAAVACGLIDTPEAGDIAVPFVFNGVRTGDRDDADQCWAVARRVAPDAIALTLTDDDGHVLLSVDRMVVRGLERPARQPERDEAGLYTTDWAEAEGEPGAKRRLCVVGADGPLAPSLRATAHDGITVATLGEAVMVVRALPGDWQVVLAAPSTGSGTAAHVHDTAEWTLKAVQQWMLAEDLAGRAQLTFVTRNSVAVPGDDAHDLASAALWGMVRTAQTETPGHIRVIDVDDAAVAGPGPIEAALQRSEAQLAVRAGRVLRPYLWPHAPVADAFPDCGDGTVVITGGTGTIGRALARHLVTRRSVRSVALLSRSGRQAPGIAAVTSELERLGASVRVCEADVTDAERLRTILAELRTERPLAGVVHAAGLLDDAIVPNMTPGQLRRVLASKVDSALALDAATREDDLRFFTVFSSLYGVLGGPGQANYAAANTFLDHFAQWRRARGRPANSVAWGLWDEATGMTGHLNEADLLRLRRNGVAPFTVPEGLALFDAALSSGTTAVTAARLAVSDTAEDGPFLFSRLAEIEAARTGKARTGKARTPTPTVVPPVPVPQELRETRETREPRETCKTHEKQMTQQAHEKQVTRQAQEAQGAPTVSAQPRAGAARPTRPQETAAILDLLNSAEASHDQRVAGLLAVVKESVAELLGTEPRRVDAQQSFYEMGFDSLTSMELRVRLGRRLDIRLGATVVFDHPTPEALVSHVVELFRPDDGQESDDSEESDPGRVTEPGSAPAPAADEPSAPDFAPFPLTKLQEAYLAGRAGDFELGNVSTYLYVEVDLTDFDVAAAGRALDRLVRRHPMLRAVFDPKSGSQRVLGTVPRVSIPVENLTRLTEDEREKRLAAIHTELKAKEFDVTTWPLFMVRATVISPTVTRLHFGIDVLVSDGSSTSVLFREWAQLHEAPDRELPELRSGFDQFVLGMREQATTAESGRSRLYWEDRLPSLPPAPELPLAVRLADVRRPVFTNRFVRIEAPDWERFRRNAAAAGLTASGAVLGAYCHVLAAWSKTPDFTVTCLVSQRDAPAGVDTSNVMGNFSSTSLLEVHVDQAAPFRDTARRIQRRLMQDMEHTAHSGLDVLRDLGRRDASAGRARMPVVFNSTIGGAPAGGRETGPVGWLCRMGKTGTPVWSGVRTPQVILDHTAFEENGGLILNWDVVEEVFPEGVVDGMFAAYERLIRELCR